GCCCCAGCGTCGAGAGCAGCAGGACGGCGACGGGCTGGGAGAGGTCGAGGGTCTTCGCCGCCTCGTCCACCACCGTGTCCGTGTCGGACAGGTCGGCGTCCACGTAGTCCGTCCGGCCCTCAGGGGTGCTGGTCAGCAGGGCGTGGGCGTGGGCCAGGACGATGGGGTCGTTGTCCACGTAGACGATCCGGGCGTCCGGTGCGATGGTCTGCGCCACCTCGTGGGTGCTGTTCGCCACCGGCAGGCCGGTGCCCACGTCCAGGAACTGACGGATACCCAGCGAGGCGAGGTGCCGGATCGCCCGGGCCTGGAACGCGCGGGAGGCGCGCGCGATATCGACCATCTGCGGGTAGGCCGCGCTCACCGCGTCGGCCAGTTCGCGGTCCACGGGGTAGTTGTCCTTGCCACCCAGCCAGGCGTTCCACACCCTCGCCGAGTGCGGCACGTCGGAGCGGATCCTGCGGCGGAACTCAACGTCGTCGGCGCTCATGTCTCTCCTCTACTCACTGTCCGTGCAAGGCTGTTGACCGCATCACCGCCGGTGGGAGCCTTGAGCTGACGGTACCTCGCCCTCTCCGCGCACGCAGCGGCGCGTCGGCATATTCCGCATGCTCATACCAGGTTGGCGTCCAGCCGGGTCAGACGCGCCGACTCCTCCCACAGCGCCCGTGCCATCTCCATGTCCCGTGCCCGGGCGGACCTGCGGGCCGGTCCCGGGGCGCCCCGGGTCTCGCCCAGGTGGCGGGGGCCGTAGTACGAGGCGCCGGGCGCGTCCGGAAGCGTCGCCGCGTACAGCGTGGGCAGGGCGCCGGCGGAGGCGGGCTGGGTGTAGACGCGTGATGCCCTCTCCAGCTTGGCCGCCCAGTTCCGGCCGGACAGTTTCGGGCCCGCCTGCCCCAGCTCCGTCGCGGCGAGGCCCGGGTGCGCGGCCAGGGCGAGCAGGTCGCGGCCGGAGGCGCGGGCGCGCCGGTCGAGCTCCGCGGTGAAGAGCAGGTTGGCCAGCTTGGACTGCGCGTAGGCGCCCCATTTGCTGTAGCCGCGCTCGGCGTTCAGATCGTCGAGGTCGACGCGGCCGATGCGGTGGCCGAGCGAGGAGAGCGTGACCACCCGGGCCGGTCCCGCCACGCCCAGCAGCGGCAGCAGCTGGAGGGTCAGGGCGAAGTGGCCGAGGTGGTTGGTGCCGAACTGCATCTCGAAGCCGTCCGCCGTGCGCAGGAGCGGCAGGGCCATCACCCCGGCGTTGTTCACCAGGAGGTCGAGGCGGCCGTCGGCCTCCTTCGCGATGGTGTCCGCCGCTTCGGT
This DNA window, taken from Streptomyces griseus subsp. griseus, encodes the following:
- a CDS encoding SAM-dependent methyltransferase yields the protein MSADDVEFRRRIRSDVPHSARVWNAWLGGKDNYPVDRELADAVSAAYPQMVDIARASRAFQARAIRHLASLGIRQFLDVGTGLPVANSTHEVAQTIAPDARIVYVDNDPIVLAHAHALLTSTPEGRTDYVDADLSDTDTVVDEAAKTLDLSQPVAVLLLSTLGHLTPADGIDVVQRYLARMPSGSYLVLCDTVKTPQTLAAQEAYDSGENPPYLVREPEEITGCAEGLEIIEPGFLSIALWRPEEDDPVLVDQWGLVARKP
- a CDS encoding oxidoreductase, producing MHSWNLHDMPDLSGRTAVVTGANSGIGAVTALALARSGARTVLACRDAERGRRALEAVRRAAPRSDTRLVRLDLADLASVTEAADTIAKEADGRLDLLVNNAGVMALPLLRTADGFEMQFGTNHLGHFALTLQLLPLLGVAGPARVVTLSSLGHRIGRVDLDDLNAERGYSKWGAYAQSKLANLLFTAELDRRARASGRDLLALAAHPGLAATELGQAGPKLSGRNWAAKLERASRVYTQPASAGALPTLYAATLPDAPGASYYGPRHLGETRGAPGPARRSARARDMEMARALWEESARLTRLDANLV